The genomic window CTCTCCGGCGGCCTCAAGGGCTAGGATCCGCAGCCTCGGTTGCGCAGCGCATTACGCCGCTGCGTAACCGAGGGCTGCAAAGCAGAAGTCCACCTTTAAGGTGAAGGCGGAGCAACGGCGGCCGGAGAGGGGAGCCTGTGTCACGAACAACGGGTAGGTCCCAACGCGGTGGCCATACCGGCGTCAGTATCGAGGACGTCGCCGCTGCCGCTGGAGTTTCGACGGCGACCGTCTCACGGGCCGTCCGGGGCCTGCCGCGCGTATCTCCGGCCACCCGCGAAAAGATTCTCGAAGTTGCCAGTTCGCTGGGCTACGTCGCGTCGTCGTCGGCATCCGGCCTGGCCACCGGCCGTACACGCACCATCGGCGTCCTGGCCCCGTTCGTCAGCCGCTGGTTCTTCTCCAAAGCGATCGAAGGCGCGGACCGGGAACTGCATTCGCGCAAGTACAACCTCTCCCTGTTCAACCTCGGCGGCCACGGCAGCAACCGCGAGCGGCTCTTCAGCTCCACCATGGTCTACAAACAGATCGACGCCCTGCTGGTGCTCTGTATGTCCTTGACCGAGGAAGAGCTGGAACACCTCCACAAGATCGACATTCCGCTGGTGGTAGTAGGCGGGCACGTGGAGGATTGCGCCTATATCGGCATCAACGATTACGACGCCGCGTCCACCGCTGTGCGGCACCTCCTGGACTTGGGCCACAAGGACATCGCCTTGCTCCATGGCGACGACGAAACCGACCTGAACTTCGACGTTCCCCGTGTGCGGATCCGCGCCTTCCAGGAAGTCATGACCGACGCCGGACTGGAAGTCCGTCCCGAATGGGACCAGTGGGGCGATTTCACGGTTGCCAGTGGCCAAGAGGCCTTCAACCGCTTGTGGAACCAGCCCGGACGCAAACCGACAGCGATTTTCTGCTCGTCCGATGAGATGGCCATGGGCGTCATCTTCGAGGCGGGGCGCCACGGCGTCAAGGTGCCCCAGGACCTTTCAGTGATCGGCATTGACGATCATGATTTCTCGTCTTCCATTGGTTTGACGACGGTGGGGCAACGCCCCGACAACCAGGCTGAACTCGCCACCAAGATGCTGCTTGACGAGCTGGATGGGAACCCCGGTGCTGTCCATTCCGAGGTTGCCCCACACGAGCTGATCGTGCGCGAGACCACAGCCCCGCCAATGGAAAGCTAGGGCAGCCCGCCTCTTCGCGGGACCCACCTGCAAACCTCCGTCATGAATCCCGTCCGGGGCCCACATAGTTACTGTGCCGCGGCATCAATGCGCCGCGACTGTGTGCCGCGCAGTTGCTGTGCCGCGGCCGCGCCGAAGCATCCGGACACCGACCGACCTGGAAGGTTGGGCCCGGGAGGCGCTCGTCTAATGAAAGAGGGATCATGCATAAATCACTTCCGTCCCGGCTTGGGGCCGAAGCTTTGGGGACTTTTGTCCTCGTCTTCGGAGGATGCGGCAGCGCAGTGTTGGCTGCGAAAGTTCTCTCGGAGGACAAGCTCAACATGGGCATCGGATTCCTGGGTGTTGCGTTGGCTTTCGGGCTGACGGTCCTGGCCATGGCATACGCAGTGGGACACATTTCGGGTGGACACTTCAACCCTGCAGTGACAATCGGCGCCGCTTTGGCCGGCCGGATTGAATGGAAGGCCGTTGGCCCCTACATCGTCACGCAGGTCGCTGCTGCCTCCTTGGCCGGGCTGGCGTTGTTTGCCATAGCCTCCGGAAAGGACGGGTTCGATGCTGCTAAATCCGGGTTCGCCTCCAATGGTTACGGCGAGAGGTCCCCGGATGGGTATTCAATGGTGGCTGCTTTGATCATTGAGATCATCCTGACCGCAGTCTTCCTCTACATCATCCTGGGCAGCACCGATTCGCGGGCGCCAAAGGGTTTCGCGCCCATCGCCATCGGGCTTGGTTTGACGTTGATCCATCTGGTGTCCATCCCGGTGACCAACACTTCCGTCAACCCGGCACGTTCCTTGGGAGTGGCATGGTTCGCCGGCCCCGAAGCATTGGGACAGGTGTGGTTGTTCATTCTTGCCCCGGTCATCGGGGCTGCCATTGCAGGCATCACCTACAAGATGTTCTTCCCCAACACCGAGGAAGTGGTCCTCGAACGCTAGGGAAGTTCGACGGGTCAGGAAGCCCGTGCCAACTGCCGGATGGGGATCCACCGGGAGGCAAGCCTGCGGTAGGCGGCAGCGGCGCCGGTCATGTCGCCTTCCGCCAGGCACTCGATGCCCAGCCGCACGTCCATGGGGGATTCATCCGGGTATACCTTGTCCGCCACTGCACCGTAGTCCAGTTCCACCATGGACTGGATGTGGAACAGTTCCAGCCATTCGGTGAGCTGCGTCAGGTCATCGAGCATGTCCAGGTCCGGCGCGGCCAAGGCCAGGTGCGCCACTGCGAAGCGGGCCCTGTCCAGGGCTTCGGTCAGGGGCGTCCATACCCGCACCGTCAGAATGCGCCCGTCGGATTCCACCACGTCCTTCCTGTCCGACTCGGCGAAGAGCGAGAACCAGCTGAACGGGATTCCCCATGTTGAGGCACGGGTGTGGACGCGCTTGGCATCTTCCCCCGCATTGACCCGATCTATCCTTGCCTGGTGCTTGTCCCGTTGTGAGACGGGGATGAGGAGGTCGGCGAGGGGACTGTGCACGCCGTCCATGAGGGCATTGGCCGCCAAACCCGCCCGAATCACCAGTTGGCTGGGGCAGTAAAGCAGCCGCCCGGCGTCGTGCGCTTCCTGGGCGGTCGCTGCAGGCTGATCCCCCGTGGGTTGGTCCTCCGCTGGAGGTTGGCCCACTGCAGGCTGGTCCGGCATGGCCGCGTGCCGGCCCGTGGGCACGCGCGTCATGCGTACCAGGTCCGTGCGGCCGGTGGGGAAAGGATCGCCGCCGGACCGCGTGATGCGGCCCAGCGAGGCCTGCAGCTCCGCATTCTCGACGGCGGCCCGGGAACCGTTCTTGCTGCCCCGCGCCAGGAGCCGGCGCTGCTGCTCGGGCGGGAACGCTTCGAGGGGTTCGTAAATGCGCAGCGACGAAGAGAACGGCAGCCCTGCCTGGCCCCGATAGAGGTTTCCTGTCATGGCAGCCGCCCCTTTCGCCGGTGGTTTTGGATCCTTTAGTCTGCGAGCTCCACAATCACGGGAGCGTGGTCCGAGGCGCCCTTGCCCTTGCGTTCCTCGCGGTCAATGGAAGCGCCCGTGACCCGCGAAGCCAGCGCGGGGGAGGCGAGGCAGAAGTCGATGCGCATGCCTTCCTTCTTTGGGAAGCGCAGCTGCGTGTAATCCCAGTACGTGTAGACACCGGGGCCGGGGGTATAAGGACGGACGACGTCGGTGAATCCGGCGGCTTCGAACGCATGGAACGCTGCACGCTCGGGTTCGGAGACGTGGGTGTAATTGTTGGTGCGGAACAGCTCGATGTCCCAGACGTCGTCGTCGAACGGTGCGATGTTCCAGTCACCCATCAGTGCCACCTGGGCGGTGGGGTCGGACTTGACCCATTCGGCTGCGTGGCCCTGCAGGACATCCAGCCATTTGATCTTGTACGGCATGTGTTCATCGTCCAGGGAGCGGCCGTTGGGAACGTAGAGGCTCCAGATGCGGATGCCGCCACAGGTGGCTGCGATGGCCCGGGCTTCCTGCACCGGATCCTTGCCGGCCTTGCCGAACGCCGGCTGGTCCAGGAAGGTGCGTTCGACATCTTCAAGGCCCACGCGGGAGGCGATGGCAACGCCGTTCCACTGGTTCACACCGAAGTGGGCAACCTCGTATCCCATGCGCTCAAAGAGCTCCCACGGGAAGTTCTCGTCCTTGCACTTGGTCTCCTGGATGGCCAGGACGTCGCAGTCGCTGCGCTCAAGCCAGGCTTCAACGCGGTCTGCACGGGCGCGGAGGGAGTTCACATTCCAGGTAGCTATCTTCACAGCCACTAACTTACCGAACTTGGCGCTGAGCGCATCCCCTGAAGACTATTTGCGGTGACCTAGTGGCCGTACAACAGCTCCGAGCGGGCCAGTTTACGCAACCCGATGCCGGAAGCGACCAGCAGCAGTCCGGTCACGAGCGCAAAGGCCCCAAGCATCCACACCAGGCCCAGGAAACCCAGTCCCGGATTGACCAGCACCACGATTCCAAAAATGGTGGTGATCAGGCCTGTGAGCAGCCAGAGCCCCCAACTGCTGACGAAAGTCCGGGCCGCCAGCGACAAAACAATCTGTGACAACCCCAGCACCAGCGCCCACAAACCGATGAGCACGCCGATCGCCGCGGCCGTAATTCCCGGCAAGGCAATGGCCACAATGCCGGCCGCGATGGAGATGAGGCCACCCACAATGGTCCAGCGGGACCGGCCCGCGGGGTCGTAGAAGTAATGGGCCACGCTGGTGATGCCGTCAATGATCGCAAAGACCCCGAACATGACGACCACCACGAACGCCGTGGCGCTGGGCAGGGCAAAGATCAGCAGGCCAAAAACAATGGCGAGGATTCCCCGGACCAGCAACGCAGTTCCCGGGCTCTTGAACATCTTGCGATCAGCTACGTCCGACATAGGGTCAGAGTAACCAACCGCGTGTCCTACCGCATCCCCTCGCGCCGGATAGCTGTGGCAATTGCTGCTGCACGGGTTTCGACGCCCAGTTTCGCGTAGATGTGGGCGAGGTGGGTCTTGACTGTGGCCTCGGAGATGAAGAGGCGCTTTCCGAGGTCGCGGTTGCTGAGGCCCTCGGTCAGCAGGCTGAGCAGTTCGGCCTCCCGCGGAGTGAGGATTTCGTCCGGATTCCGCAGCTGTTGGAACAGCCGCGACGCCACGGGCGCACTCATGACGCTCTTGCCCTGCACGGCACCACGAACGGCCGCGAAGATCTCCTCGGGTGCCGCATCCTTGAGCAGGTAGCCCATGGCGCCGGCGTCCACGGCGCGGACAATGTCCGCGTCCGAGTCGTAGGTGGTGAAGACGATGATTGCCTGCTTGGGGGTTCGCCGGCGGAGCTGTTTGATGGCTTCGATCCCGTCCATGCCGGGACCCATGGCCAGGTCCATGAGGACCACGTCCGGGGCATGTTGCCGGGCCGCCTCCAGCGCGTCCTCCCCGGATGCGGCTTCCCCGACGACGGCGATGTCGCCCTGGGTGCCCAACAGCGCTTTGAGCCCGCTCCGGACCACGGTGTGGTCGTCCACGAGCAGCACGGAGATGGTGTTCACAAAGCCTCCTTCAAGGCGTTTGCCTGATCAGCAGGCCGGGCCAGCGGAAACTGGGCCGCGATGATGGTGCCTTCGCCGGGTGTGCTTTCCACCGACAATTGTCCGCCCAACTGTTCCACGCGTTGGCGCATGGCCCGCAGTCCGTACCCTCCGGTTTCAGAAGGCGGAGGTACCGCTCCGGGATCAAAGCCGCGGCCGTCGTCGTACACGTCCAAGGTGACCGCGTCCGGAAGGTAGCCAAGGGTCACGCTGGCATGGCCGGCGTGGGCGTGGAGCTTGATGTTTGCCACCGCGCTCTGTGCGACACGGAGCAGGGCATGCCGGACCTCCGAAGGGAGCGGCCGCAAATCCCCGGTGACTTGCACACGGATGCCGTCCACGTACTGCTGTGCTGCCTGTTCCAGGGCTTCGGGGAGGGGCCCGGTCTCGAGCCCGGGGGCGGAGAGCTCATGTACCAGGCTGCGGGTGTCGGCGAGGTTGCGTCGCAGCAGGTCGGAGGCTTTGCGCACCTCGCGGTTCGCGGCAGGATCCGGCCATGAGCGCTGTGCGGCTTCGAGCAGGAGCAGGCTGCTGGCCAGGCCCTGGGTTACGGTGTCGTGGATTTCCCGCGAAACGCGCTCGCGTTCGGTGGCAATCCCGGCTTCCCGCTGCTTCGCCGCGAGTTGCTCCTGGGCCTGGGTGACGTCATGGAGAAGTTTGCGTTGCAGCGCAGCGTCGCGTTCGATCTTGTCGTAAATCAAGGTCAGCAGCGCACCCGCGGCGAGCGGGCCAAGAAGCATGGCGACGTCGGTCCAGCCGCTCATCCGGAAGAGTCCGACGGCGGTGGCGGCCGCCGTCGCGCCACCGGCCACATAGGCGGCCCACCCGCGGAAGGCGGTCCGGGCGAGGAAGAAGATCGCGAAGGAACACCACGCGAAGCTGGGGGCGGCAATGACAAGCGCCGCCCACGCTGCCACCAATGCGGCCATCCACGGAATCCATACCCCGCGCGCCGGTCCGGGGGGACGCCTGCCAGGTTCCCGACGGCGGGCCAACACCGCGGTAACCGCATAGAGGGCACAAACAGTCCCTGCCAACGCAACTGTCCACAGGTTGTCTGCGGGGGAGTGCCGCATGACATAGCGGACAGCCGAAGCGACCATCAGGACGGCGAAGCCCAGATGCACCACAGCATCGATGCGTCCATCGAGCCGTACGCCTGGCGCCG from Arthrobacter sp. StoSoilB20 includes these protein-coding regions:
- a CDS encoding exodeoxyribonuclease III, which gives rise to MKIATWNVNSLRARADRVEAWLERSDCDVLAIQETKCKDENFPWELFERMGYEVAHFGVNQWNGVAIASRVGLEDVERTFLDQPAFGKAGKDPVQEARAIAATCGGIRIWSLYVPNGRSLDDEHMPYKIKWLDVLQGHAAEWVKSDPTAQVALMGDWNIAPFDDDVWDIELFRTNNYTHVSEPERAAFHAFEAAGFTDVVRPYTPGPGVYTYWDYTQLRFPKKEGMRIDFCLASPALASRVTGASIDREERKGKGASDHAPVIVELAD
- the aqpZ gene encoding aquaporin Z, which codes for MHKSLPSRLGAEALGTFVLVFGGCGSAVLAAKVLSEDKLNMGIGFLGVALAFGLTVLAMAYAVGHISGGHFNPAVTIGAALAGRIEWKAVGPYIVTQVAAASLAGLALFAIASGKDGFDAAKSGFASNGYGERSPDGYSMVAALIIEIILTAVFLYIILGSTDSRAPKGFAPIAIGLGLTLIHLVSIPVTNTSVNPARSLGVAWFAGPEALGQVWLFILAPVIGAAIAGITYKMFFPNTEEVVLER
- a CDS encoding response regulator transcription factor; this encodes MNTISVLLVDDHTVVRSGLKALLGTQGDIAVVGEAASGEDALEAARQHAPDVVLMDLAMGPGMDGIEAIKQLRRRTPKQAIIVFTTYDSDADIVRAVDAGAMGYLLKDAAPEEIFAAVRGAVQGKSVMSAPVASRLFQQLRNPDEILTPREAELLSLLTEGLSNRDLGKRLFISEATVKTHLAHIYAKLGVETRAAAIATAIRREGMR
- a CDS encoding LacI family DNA-binding transcriptional regulator translates to MSRTTGRSQRGGHTGVSIEDVAAAAGVSTATVSRAVRGLPRVSPATREKILEVASSLGYVASSSASGLATGRTRTIGVLAPFVSRWFFSKAIEGADRELHSRKYNLSLFNLGGHGSNRERLFSSTMVYKQIDALLVLCMSLTEEELEHLHKIDIPLVVVGGHVEDCAYIGINDYDAASTAVRHLLDLGHKDIALLHGDDETDLNFDVPRVRIRAFQEVMTDAGLEVRPEWDQWGDFTVASGQEAFNRLWNQPGRKPTAIFCSSDEMAMGVIFEAGRHGVKVPQDLSVIGIDDHDFSSSIGLTTVGQRPDNQAELATKMLLDELDGNPGAVHSEVAPHELIVRETTAPPMES
- a CDS encoding DUF308 domain-containing protein; protein product: MSDVADRKMFKSPGTALLVRGILAIVFGLLIFALPSATAFVVVVMFGVFAIIDGITSVAHYFYDPAGRSRWTIVGGLISIAAGIVAIALPGITAAAIGVLIGLWALVLGLSQIVLSLAARTFVSSWGLWLLTGLITTIFGIVVLVNPGLGFLGLVWMLGAFALVTGLLLVASGIGLRKLARSELLYGH
- a CDS encoding sensor histidine kinase; the protein is MPTVPSQPAPGVRLDGRIDAVVHLGFAVLMVASAVRYVMRHSPADNLWTVALAGTVCALYAVTAVLARRREPGRRPPGPARGVWIPWMAALVAAWAALVIAAPSFAWCSFAIFFLARTAFRGWAAYVAGGATAAATAVGLFRMSGWTDVAMLLGPLAAGALLTLIYDKIERDAALQRKLLHDVTQAQEQLAAKQREAGIATERERVSREIHDTVTQGLASSLLLLEAAQRSWPDPAANREVRKASDLLRRNLADTRSLVHELSAPGLETGPLPEALEQAAQQYVDGIRVQVTGDLRPLPSEVRHALLRVAQSAVANIKLHAHAGHASVTLGYLPDAVTLDVYDDGRGFDPGAVPPPSETGGYGLRAMRQRVEQLGGQLSVESTPGEGTIIAAQFPLARPADQANALKEAL